From the genome of Lawsonella clevelandensis, one region includes:
- a CDS encoding aldose epimerase family protein has protein sequence MDESFEDKIALEIEAQLVSGRTIALESGPYRALIDRQGAAVQGLWWTPSEGATEVPLAEPYGAESPFTCGQTLIPWPNRIADARFLFQETPVALEMSEPALHNAIHGLATAALWDVSEKASDGSFVTLSFRSGPALGNGWPWEFSVVVRYEVSAAGLTVAVSVKNESRQAMPWGYGAHPYITAGGAALNACTLQASVDEWWVTDDRNLPTGEHLPIGEGVPVLRQPTSMEDVWFDTPFTVAQDTPVDVGWRELARLTGPVAEDQNVSVVMDADSGFTWLQIFTTGEKTVMFPGKDTEEGRALAVEPMTCPPNAMVTGQDVIVLEPFAEWSGQWRVHGEVSDHL, from the coding sequence ATGGACGAGAGTTTTGAAGACAAGATCGCGCTAGAAATCGAAGCTCAACTGGTTTCTGGGCGCACTATTGCGCTGGAGTCTGGCCCTTATCGGGCACTGATTGATCGACAGGGTGCGGCTGTGCAAGGTCTCTGGTGGACCCCATCTGAAGGGGCGACGGAAGTTCCGCTAGCGGAACCCTACGGTGCGGAATCCCCCTTTACCTGTGGCCAAACTCTCATCCCATGGCCTAACCGCATCGCGGATGCGCGGTTCCTTTTCCAGGAGACGCCGGTGGCGTTGGAGATGAGCGAGCCGGCGCTCCATAATGCCATTCATGGGCTCGCGACAGCGGCGCTGTGGGATGTGTCTGAGAAAGCTTCCGATGGGAGTTTCGTGACCTTGAGCTTTCGCTCGGGGCCAGCGCTGGGCAATGGATGGCCCTGGGAGTTTTCCGTAGTGGTGCGTTATGAAGTCTCGGCAGCTGGCTTGACGGTTGCAGTGTCAGTAAAAAATGAGTCCCGCCAAGCGATGCCGTGGGGGTATGGTGCACATCCCTATATCACCGCGGGTGGGGCGGCCTTGAATGCATGCACGCTGCAGGCGAGTGTTGACGAGTGGTGGGTGACGGATGACCGTAACCTGCCGACCGGCGAGCACCTTCCAATTGGGGAAGGAGTGCCGGTACTTCGCCAGCCGACTAGTATGGAGGATGTCTGGTTTGATACTCCGTTCACGGTTGCACAAGACACGCCGGTCGATGTTGGTTGGCGGGAACTCGCGCGGCTGACTGGCCCGGTAGCAGAGGATCAGAACGTCAGCGTGGTGATGGATGCAGATTCTGGTTTTACTTGGTTGCAGATTTTCACTACTGGCGAGAAAACGGTGATGTTCCCCGGCAAGGACACCGAGGAAGGGCGTGCACTGGCGGTAGAACCCATGACATGTCCGCCTAATGCTATGGTGACCGGCCAAGATGTCATCGTGCTCGAGCCATTCGCTGAGTGGTCGGGGCAGTGGCGCGTGCACGGGGAGGTTTCTGACCACCTCTAG
- the serC gene encoding phosphoserine transaminase, whose translation MTDAMITIPADLLPADGRFGCGPSKVRAAQLDSLLNPGASIMGTSHRQPAVKNVVKRIQEGLLDLFQAPEGYEVVLGIGGATAFWDAATFGLIRERSLNLTFGEFSSKFATASKKAPWLQDPVIVAAEPGSAPTPVTDDSCDLIGWAHNETSTGVMLGVERPEGSDGALIAIDATSGSGGLPVNIADADCYYFSPQKCYASDGGLWLAVMSPAAIDRIEEISTSGRFIPGFLDLKTALDNSRKNQTYNTPAVATLLMLANQVEWMNENGGLDFTVGRTTDSSSRLYEWAEKSEFATPFVTDPALRSLVVGTIDFNDEVDAAAVAKALRANGVLDTEPYRKLGRNQLRIGMFPAIDPEDVSQLTKCIDYVVDHL comes from the coding sequence ATGACCGACGCTATGATCACGATCCCTGCTGATCTTCTTCCCGCTGATGGCCGCTTTGGCTGCGGACCCTCCAAGGTCCGTGCAGCACAACTCGATTCGCTGCTCAATCCGGGTGCTTCCATCATGGGCACCAGCCACCGCCAGCCTGCTGTGAAGAATGTCGTCAAACGCATCCAAGAAGGACTGCTTGACCTCTTCCAAGCCCCCGAAGGATACGAAGTTGTGCTGGGCATCGGCGGCGCTACCGCTTTCTGGGATGCCGCAACGTTCGGTCTCATTCGGGAACGTTCTTTGAACCTGACCTTTGGTGAGTTCTCCTCCAAGTTCGCCACTGCCTCGAAGAAGGCTCCGTGGCTGCAGGACCCGGTCATTGTCGCAGCCGAACCCGGTTCTGCTCCCACCCCCGTCACCGACGATAGCTGCGACCTGATCGGCTGGGCACACAACGAGACCTCCACCGGTGTCATGCTGGGTGTCGAGCGTCCGGAAGGCTCCGACGGCGCCCTCATTGCTATCGATGCCACCTCCGGCTCCGGTGGGCTGCCCGTCAACATTGCAGATGCGGACTGCTACTACTTCTCCCCTCAGAAGTGCTACGCCTCTGACGGTGGGCTGTGGTTGGCAGTGATGAGCCCCGCCGCCATCGACCGAATTGAAGAAATCTCCACCAGCGGCCGCTTCATCCCGGGCTTCCTCGATCTCAAGACTGCGCTGGACAACTCCCGTAAGAACCAGACCTACAACACCCCGGCCGTCGCCACCCTCCTTATGCTGGCGAACCAGGTTGAATGGATGAATGAGAACGGTGGACTGGACTTCACCGTTGGTCGTACCACCGACTCCTCCAGCCGTCTCTACGAGTGGGCCGAGAAAAGCGAATTCGCCACCCCGTTCGTGACGGATCCGGCACTCCGTTCACTGGTAGTGGGCACCATCGACTTCAACGACGAGGTCGACGCTGCAGCTGTCGCCAAGGCACTGCGCGCCAACGGTGTGCTCGACACTGAGCCCTACCGCAAGCTTGGCCGTAACCAGCTGCGCATCGGTATGTTCCCGGCTATCGACCCCGAGGACGTCAGCCAGCTCACCAAGTGCATCGACTACGTTGTCGACCATCTCTAA
- the sepH gene encoding septation protein SepH has translation MRELHVAGYNADENSIILRDPTTEEEFSVIADEQLRAAARGDVPGLRQVRVEKSNTMRPSEIQELIRAGASTDELADRAGMQRSRLDNLARPILMERANMVRRAQESHPLLADGPSDITLAMAAHTGLSTRGIDYHDGSWDSWKTADGHWIIELRWEEGHADNTAHWRFQQDRSYAITSPIDETASELTDPSFVPSRPTSVTSISNLGAARLRNSRTSQETRHQLAVAAQRDAAGLPDGSRPGSVRRRTPGYVKSVTVSMDDLTNPTTPGPVRSLESVEASPPATAASPAPAETTRSTAKSRASKSTKNTTSTPPTEQLSLDNIRQFAAYKSGTAADIPDSSADKSTPSASSQPEEDEGTTPPIAKFIPPVKPLSASPSAHSADDDHSRRAARKKQKHPTMPSWEDVLLGVRGQQND, from the coding sequence ATGCGAGAGCTACACGTAGCTGGTTACAATGCGGACGAAAATAGCATCATCCTGCGCGATCCGACGACTGAAGAAGAGTTCTCCGTCATCGCTGATGAGCAGCTACGTGCTGCCGCACGAGGTGACGTACCGGGACTGCGCCAGGTTCGGGTAGAAAAATCTAACACCATGCGTCCCTCCGAGATCCAAGAACTCATCCGGGCTGGGGCATCCACCGATGAACTGGCCGACCGCGCCGGCATGCAACGTTCCCGCCTCGACAATCTAGCCCGCCCGATCCTCATGGAGAGGGCCAACATGGTGCGCCGCGCCCAGGAATCTCATCCGCTTCTGGCCGATGGCCCCTCCGACATTACCCTCGCTATGGCCGCACACACGGGGCTCAGTACACGAGGCATCGACTACCACGATGGAAGCTGGGACTCGTGGAAGACTGCGGATGGCCACTGGATCATTGAGCTTCGCTGGGAAGAAGGCCATGCGGACAACACCGCGCACTGGCGTTTTCAGCAGGATCGCTCCTACGCCATCACCAGCCCCATCGACGAGACAGCTAGCGAGCTGACCGATCCCTCCTTCGTCCCCAGCCGGCCGACGAGCGTTACCTCCATCTCCAACCTGGGGGCCGCACGCCTGCGTAATTCCCGTACAAGCCAAGAAACGCGCCACCAACTGGCTGTGGCGGCGCAACGCGACGCAGCCGGTCTGCCGGATGGTTCCCGCCCGGGAAGTGTGCGCCGCCGCACACCCGGATATGTGAAGTCGGTGACGGTAAGCATGGATGACCTCACCAACCCCACCACTCCTGGCCCCGTCCGTTCCCTCGAATCCGTGGAGGCTTCCCCACCCGCCACGGCTGCTAGTCCTGCCCCAGCAGAGACCACAAGGAGCACCGCGAAAAGCCGCGCCAGCAAGAGTACCAAGAACACCACCTCGACTCCCCCGACCGAGCAGCTAAGTCTGGACAACATTCGGCAGTTTGCCGCATACAAGAGCGGCACTGCCGCCGACATACCGGACTCCAGTGCCGACAAGAGTACCCCATCGGCCTCATCTCAACCGGAGGAAGACGAGGGGACTACTCCCCCCATTGCAAAATTCATTCCTCCAGTGAAGCCTCTCTCCGCTTCTCCTTCCGCACACAGCGCGGATGATGATCATTCACGTCGTGCTGCGCGGAAGAAGCAGAAGCACCCTACAATGCCCTCTTGGGAAGATGTCCTACTAGGTGTTCGAGGTCAACAAAATGACTAA
- a CDS encoding DUF6928 family protein: MTNSAEHAVVTLWFVSAPDAHALLASNPQPDAEYGLQLVAGLFPEKPVTPLGTFPLTRSAPAGHTEVYVGTYPGATVLQTAAIPLNRMLDLVPEWVQPDAADDIYAFAQGPSGTFAGFAHWRQGKLERAFSATACEILEDKGLPLGVEGPYWAGQYPVPKEIDLGSDFAIPLPFLPGDMLLTLYTAWLGFEPRAHHLNILVNGFALDGRPEARPMDRNVPDDDALLRFPEMGTGVSADELAAAELEEATGEVANAAKDDASEGRKRGGRRANALAGKEDKAHKDGLWTRFKRWWNGDPVEEDALATSDEDFSPYADYAPDTATGDGYSAEDAVGDGYSDAGNYQAYTAAYGEDYTDKC, encoded by the coding sequence ATGACTAATTCTGCAGAGCACGCTGTTGTAACGCTGTGGTTTGTCTCCGCTCCTGATGCCCACGCACTGCTGGCCTCCAACCCGCAGCCCGATGCCGAGTACGGGCTACAGCTCGTCGCCGGTCTCTTCCCTGAGAAACCCGTCACTCCCCTGGGAACGTTCCCCCTCACCCGCTCCGCTCCTGCTGGACACACAGAAGTGTACGTAGGCACCTACCCAGGTGCCACTGTGCTGCAAACTGCAGCCATTCCACTCAACCGCATGCTCGACTTGGTACCCGAGTGGGTACAACCAGATGCGGCGGATGATATTTATGCCTTTGCACAGGGGCCGTCGGGAACCTTTGCCGGCTTTGCCCATTGGCGCCAGGGCAAACTGGAACGCGCATTTAGTGCGACAGCCTGTGAGATCCTTGAAGACAAGGGGCTTCCTCTTGGCGTGGAAGGTCCTTACTGGGCTGGGCAGTATCCGGTACCTAAGGAGATCGACCTCGGATCCGACTTCGCTATTCCACTCCCCTTCCTGCCGGGAGATATGCTGCTCACGCTCTACACGGCATGGCTAGGCTTTGAACCGCGCGCCCACCACCTCAATATTTTGGTGAATGGATTTGCCCTTGACGGCCGGCCTGAAGCTCGACCCATGGATCGCAACGTCCCTGATGACGATGCGCTACTTCGGTTTCCGGAGATGGGTACGGGTGTCTCTGCTGATGAACTCGCTGCAGCCGAGCTGGAAGAAGCAACTGGCGAAGTGGCAAATGCGGCCAAGGACGATGCTAGCGAAGGCCGCAAGCGCGGTGGTCGACGCGCGAATGCATTAGCGGGCAAAGAGGACAAAGCGCACAAGGATGGTCTATGGACTCGCTTTAAGCGGTGGTGGAATGGCGATCCTGTCGAGGAGGATGCTCTCGCTACTAGTGACGAGGATTTTTCCCCCTACGCCGACTATGCCCCTGATACCGCGACGGGTGACGGGTACTCTGCCGAAGATGCAGTGGGTGACGGATACAGCGATGCTGGCAACTACCAGGCCTATACTGCGGCTTATGGTGAGGACTACACCGACAAGTGTTAG
- a CDS encoding TrmH family RNA methyltransferase, whose protein sequence is MVHMIPIADPLDSRIDGFRNLNHAEKRRDHAGSDGVVIGEGSLVTDRMLASWCPPTQFLGTEAGLARLTAMPDYGELAASTPFYLATEDVISECVGFHFNRHIFALAPRPAPRAVEDVLAHSPRTLAVLEGLNDHANIGSIFRNAAALGVGGVLTGAGCADPLYRRSVRVSMGHVLRIPFAPCTGGPNDWQEPTFAQLRAAGYRILALTPAHDAQVLADVAEGGKVAFIVGAEGPGLRRKTMRLADARVQIPMQIGVDSLNVATSAAVAFYERARTHH, encoded by the coding sequence ATGGTTCACATGATCCCCATCGCCGACCCCCTCGACTCCCGTATCGATGGCTTCCGGAATCTCAACCATGCCGAGAAACGACGTGATCATGCTGGATCAGACGGTGTCGTCATCGGAGAAGGCTCACTGGTGACCGACCGCATGCTCGCATCATGGTGCCCGCCCACCCAATTTCTGGGAACAGAAGCAGGGCTAGCACGCCTCACTGCGATGCCGGATTATGGCGAACTAGCCGCATCCACCCCCTTCTATCTTGCAACGGAAGATGTCATCTCCGAATGCGTGGGCTTCCACTTCAATCGCCATATTTTTGCGCTGGCACCGCGCCCCGCTCCCCGTGCGGTCGAGGATGTCCTTGCGCACAGTCCGCGCACTTTGGCTGTATTGGAAGGACTGAACGACCACGCCAACATCGGAAGTATCTTCCGCAATGCAGCTGCGTTAGGAGTAGGCGGGGTACTTACTGGTGCCGGGTGTGCAGATCCGCTGTATCGGCGATCAGTACGCGTGTCGATGGGACATGTCCTTCGCATTCCCTTTGCTCCCTGCACCGGTGGCCCGAACGATTGGCAAGAACCCACCTTTGCACAGTTGCGCGCGGCCGGATACCGCATCCTCGCCCTCACCCCAGCCCACGATGCACAGGTGCTTGCGGATGTTGCGGAGGGCGGCAAAGTTGCCTTTATCGTAGGTGCGGAAGGCCCCGGATTACGTCGGAAAACAATGCGATTAGCCGACGCAAGAGTACAAATACCCATGCAGATTGGGGTGGACTCGCTCAACGTCGCTACTTCAGCAGCGGTGGCCTTCTACGAGCGCGCCCGCACCCATCACTAA
- a CDS encoding DUF2530 domain-containing protein yields the protein MKKRSIPALPARLIDPRPVIAAGTAAWLVSLVTLLVAGVHATAMWVAVCGVGVGVGIYAIFAWQRSAVRRGAATAQTSLPDVQREGDKAVDRVIVEIPHQQ from the coding sequence ATGAAGAAACGCTCTATCCCCGCTCTACCGGCTCGCCTTATTGACCCCCGGCCGGTGATCGCAGCAGGAACTGCGGCATGGCTGGTGTCGCTGGTGACGCTGCTTGTTGCGGGAGTACACGCCACAGCTATGTGGGTTGCGGTGTGCGGTGTTGGTGTCGGCGTCGGTATTTACGCCATTTTTGCCTGGCAAAGGAGTGCGGTTCGCCGTGGGGCTGCCACTGCGCAGACTTCACTGCCCGACGTGCAGCGCGAGGGGGACAAAGCTGTCGACCGCGTGATTGTCGAAATTCCGCACCAGCAGTAA